In a single window of the Nicotiana tomentosiformis chromosome 10, ASM39032v3, whole genome shotgun sequence genome:
- the LOC138899902 gene encoding uncharacterized protein — translation MPEIPKYNGTTDPNEHVTSYTCAIKGNNLEDNEIESVLLKKFGETLSKGVMIWYHNLPPNSIDSFAMLADSFVKAHAGAIKVSTRKSDLFKVKQKDNEMLGNSYLDSRWNAWNYHRSQMIGLFKPLLKSKIRVKDDQLGTPSGSIYPNRPVDRTQTDIDREPRSNRDRYQPYNADHRNSGPGLNPIRNDRRNDRAQSSRGLMSKSGFDKDVDPTEAPRLSEYNLNIDASGIVSAIGRIKYTRWPRSLQTDPSQRNPNKICKYHGTHGHRVKTVYGEQHVAKEMFAVDEVIPVSALLSTKGSESKGKHKAK, via the exons atgccagaaattcctaagtacaatgggaccaccgaccctaatgagcatgtcacttcttatacatgcgcaataaaagggaataACTTGGAAGAcaatgagattgaatctgttctactgaagaaatttggagaaaccttgtcgaaaggagtaatgatatggtaccacaatttgccgcctaattccatcgattcctttgccatgcttgcagactccttcgtaaaggcacatgctggagCAATAAAGGTTtcaactaggaagtcggacctcttcaaggtgaaacaaaaagacaacgaaatgttagggaattcgtatctcgattccagatggaacgcatggaactaccaccgatCACAGATGATTGGGTTATTCAaacctttactcaag tcaaagattagggtcaaggatgatcaattggggaccccttccggttccatttatccaaacaggcccgtcGACAGAACTCAAACGGATATTGATAGAGAACcccggtcgaacagagatcggtatcaaccatacaatgcagatcatagaaacagcggcccaggactcaatcccatccgaaatgatcgaaggaatGATCGAGCACAGAGCTCTCGAGGtctcatgagcaaaagtggcttcgataaagaTGTCGATCCTACAGAAGCACcgcgattatcagaatacaacttgaACATCGatgcatcaggtattgtgtcagccattgggagaatcaaatatactagatggcccagatcCCTACAAACtgatccatcccaaagaaaccccaataaaatatgcaaataccatggtacacatggtcatagagTAAAAACGGTGTATGGAGAACAACATGttgccaaagagatgttcgcggtcgatgaagTAATACCTGTATCGGCGCTTTTGTCAACAAAGGGATcagagtccaaaggaaaacataaagctaaatag